One stretch of Mobula birostris isolate sMobBir1 chromosome 5, sMobBir1.hap1, whole genome shotgun sequence DNA includes these proteins:
- the LOC140198061 gene encoding uncharacterized protein isoform X5, translating to MVLRLLLLALLCGGVSAGSHSLRYFYTAVTPGSGVPEFITVRYVDEEQISYYDSVLRQTVPRQQWMAETQGPDYWEWETRISQGDEQWAQAKIQTLMNRTNQTSGIHFLQRMSGCELRDDGTSTGFLQYGWDGSDFITFDKDRMVWVTPVPWGVITKDKWDRDTAMNQGWKGYLEQTCIEWLTKYVKAGGSHLKPNPPEVSFTASEDGRHLSCVATGFYPQSIDMTILRDGRILEETHSHGILPNHDNTYQLTRTVRVEPTDTIKFSCRVEHRSLSEPLVLFLDPPEVSFTASEDGRHLSCVATGFYPQSIDMTILRDGRILEETHSHGILPNQDNTYQLTRTVRVEPTDTTMFSCRVEHRSLSEPLVLFLDPVSGTHSLRYFYTAVTPGSGVPEFITVRYVDELLISYYDSVLRRTVPRQQWMAETQGPDYWERETRFSQGYEQWAQAEIQTLMNRTNQTSGIHFLQRMSGCELRDDGTSTGFLQYGWDGSDFITFDKDRMVWVTPVPWGVITKDKWDRDTAMNQGWKGYLEQTCIEWLTKYVKAGGSHLKPNPPEVSFTASEDGRHLSCVATGFYPQSIDMTILRDGRILEETHSHGILPNQDNTYQLTRTVRVEPTDTTMFSCRVEHRSLFLVLFLASDKGESFSNSSAMA from the exons ATGGTGTTGCGTCTACTACTGCTGGCCCTCCTGTGTGGAGGGGTCTCCGCAG GCTCTCACTCTCTCCGTTATTTCTACACGGCGGTGACCCCGGGGTCGGGGGTCCCTGAGTTCATTACCGTCAGGTATGTGGATGAGGAGCAGATCAGTTACTACGACAGTGTGTTGAGACAGACGGTTCCCCGTCAGCAGTGGATGGCGGAGACTCAGGGACCTGACTACTGGGAGTGGGAGACAAGGATCTCTCAGGGCGATGAGCAGTGGGCCCAGGCCAAAATCCAGACCCTCATGAACCGGACCAACCAGACGAGTG GGATCCACTTTCTCCAGAGGATGTCCGGCTGTGAGCTCCGTGATGACGGGACCTCCACCGGGTTCCTGCAGTACGGCTGGGACGGGTCAGACTTCATCACCTTCGACAAGGACCGGATGGTGTGGGTGACCCCTGTGCCCTGGGGTGTCATCACCAAGGACAAGTGGGATCGGGACACGGCCATGAACCAGGGTTGGAAGGGATACCTGGAGCAGACCTGCATCGAATGGCTGACGAAATACGTCAAGGCTGGGGGTAGTCACCTGAAACCCA ATCCCCCCGAAGTCTCGTTCACCGCCTCCGAGGACGGCCGCCACCTCTCCTGTGTGGCCACTGGATTCTACCCTCAGTCCATCGACATGACTATTCTGCGGGACGGCCGGATCCTGGAGGAGACCCATTCCCACGGGATCCTCCCCAATCACGACAACACCTACCAGCTGACCAGGACGGTGCGGGTGGAGCCCACGGACACAATAAAGTTCTCCTGTCGGGTGGAACACCGGAGTCTCTCCGAGCCCCTCGTCCTGTTCCTCG ATCCCCCCGAAGTCTCGTTCACCGCCTCCGAGGACGGCCGCCACCTCTCCTGTGTGGCCACTGGATTCTACCCTCAGTCCATCGACATGACTATTCTGCGGGACGGCCGGATCCTGGAGGAGACCCATTCCCATGGGATCCTCCCCAACCAGGACAACACCTACCAGCTGACCAGGACGGTGCGGGTGGAGCCCACGGACACAACAATGTTCTCCTGTCGGGTGGAACACCGGAGTCTCTCCGAGCCCCTCGTCCTGTTCCTCG ATCCAGTTTCAGGCACTCACTCTCTCCGTTATTTCTACACGGCGGTGACCCCGGGGTCGGGGGTCCCTGAATTCATTACCGTCAGGTATGTGGATGAGTTGTTGATCAGTTACTACGACAGTGTGTTGAGACGGACGGTTCCCCGTCAGCAGTGGATGGCGGAGACTCAGGGACCTGACTACTGGGAACGGGAGACAAGGTTCTCTCAGGGTTATGAGCAGTGGGCCCAGGCCGAAATCCAGACCCTCATGAACCGGACCAACCAGACGAGTG GGATCCACTTTCTCCAGAGGATGTCCGGCTGTGAGCTCCGTGATGACGGGACCTCCACCGGGTTCCTGCAGTACGGCTGGGACGGGTCAGACTTCATCACCTTCGACAAGGACCGGATGGTGTGGGTGACCCCTGTGCCCTGGGGTGTCATCACCAAGGACAAGTGGGATCGGGACACGGCCATGAACCAGGGTTGGAAGGGATACCTGGAGCAGACCTGCATCGAATGGCTGACGAAATACGTCAAGGCTGGGGGTAGTCACCTGAAACCCA ATCCCCCCGAAGTCTCGTTCACCGCCTCCGAGGACGGCCGCCACCTCTCCTGTGTGGCCACTGGATTCTACCCTCAGTCCATCGACATGACTATTCTGCGGGACGGCCGGATCCTGGAGGAGACCCATTCCCATGGGATCCTCCCCAACCAGGACAACACCTACCAGCTGACCAGGACGGTGCGGGTGGAGCCCACGGACACAACAATGTTCTCCTGTCGGGTGGAACACCGGAGTCTCTTCCTCGTCCTGTTCCTCG CTTCTGACAAAGGAGAATCCTTCTCCAACTCCTCTGCCATGGCCTGA